TACATTTTTGCTAGGTTTAGGGAAACTTACCTCAACTCCGCACTCACAGTTcaaataatttagttgttaaaaaaaaaaaaagaaaaaaaaagctgCTGAACTCCCCCTAAGATGTGCtttgtttgtgtgtttttttttttttcgttccAAATATCGAACTTTAGGGATGATCTGAGGAGTGGTGGTGGAATGGTTTGTGAAGAGAAGCATAAAATTACCAAACTGGTAGTGGAGGCAGCGGTTGTGATTAGTGAAATATCAAATCCGACCAATAATTGCTTTGGGGGAGGATGCTCTGATACAAAGGTTGTTTAATCTATTACATCCCTTCCTTGAAAGTACCATGCAAGTTTTCCAATTACGAAATATGAGGAAGTTTCTTCTTTGATGATTACAACTCTGGCCTAACTTTGATTATTGCACATGATTACGTAGGTTCTCTGTTTTAAAGATTTTGTGCCTTGTTCGATCACTGAGGCATTTCTGAAGGCATTAACAGGCATCGACTGGAAACGTTATGGATTGACTTTGGAATGTGCTATCAATCAAAGCAGCCATGCACTATTAAAGTGGGGAGACATGCCCTTCTCTTTTCATATTCATATCGTTGTCCACTGCTATCATAAGGTATTATTCATTAAGTCTTATGTTTAAGGGTTTAATAATGAacgattattttttttcttccgaaaaaaggaaaaattgaacGATCATTTTGATCGTTATTTTATATGGTCTAAAATCCGTTTTCCGCCTTAGATTGTGGCGGAAGCCACGCCAATGGTGCAGCAGACTCGGTATGATAAAAAACTCATAAGAAAAGCAGTTCAACTTGCACTGGACGACTTCAAGAATAAATATACGGGATTTCTTCTCAGTGCCGATACCCTCAAGGTAGATCTCTATTTCACTGTCAGGAGTGCACAGACTAAATTAATCATTGAGtagatgtttttttaaaaaattgattttattacacgttcaactttcaaattgattttattacGACAAGTTATCTCGGAAATGCAACGGATACTTGACAATCCTTTTGCACGTGTTACCTGTTTTCAAAATCTCAATggcattattttattaaaaaaagacaTCAAGTTCGGCAAGTAATTTGCACTCGCTTTATCATACAAATGGCCGACCATGCACTAGGAAAAGTGTTTTGATTCAAAAAGGATAGGAGCTTGCTTTCTTAAAATTAGGTATTCATGATCAGGTCCTTGCATGTTATTCATGAAAACTGTCTAGTAGGCTTCTCGTAGGAATTAGGTGCAGCTTCATAAACTTGCTTTCATGTTCATCTTCAGATCAGTAAGTTTGCCCCTGATCTTGCCAAAGCGGTTGCTGGCCTGGTTTTATACTCCAATGACATGGATTTCAAAAACGAATGCCTTTCAATTCTTGGCTTGCAAACTCACCAGTCAGAAGGGGGAATTGTTGAAGAAACCATAAAGAAAATGATTATTTCAGCGATAGAGGGGAATGATCGAAGACCACAAAGACTTAAAGAAGTTGCCCCTCTTCTGTTTGAAGATGGTAGGTTTGTGGACGATGAATGTTACAAAAATGGTTTTGATCCAATGGATTTGTAAGTATAAACTTAGTATTGAATGGAAACGAAACTGATAATTTTGAGGGATCTTTTGGTAAGAACTAATTGTGGGCACTTCAAGCCAAGATGAGATAGATACTTGTCAAAAGAATGTGAAGTAAAACAAATTTCAGATGAGGAAGTGAGGGGGTTAAAGTTTGTATTACATCTCATTAAACACACATGAGCCCAGGTGAGTACACAAACGACCATTACAATATGACCCCATATACTGCGAAAGATCAATCCCTAAAGAAAAGGCATAACTATTCcccaaaaaacaagaaaaaatagataacattCACCCCTGCATCCAGGATTGCCAGTCTACAAGACAACTCTTTTAACAGCTTTATGCCTGCATTACACACAACATTCCATACAGTATGTCAATGTTCATCAACACACAGAATATCAAATTAATCGCAAGTCATAACTTTTTTAGTGCTCTATATAATGCACCAATAGAGTATTATTTAGTCCATTCGATGAAACAGTAAGATAAAAAGTTGTAACAGTGTTCAACTTTTAACCAATTTTTGTCCATGATTCTTCAATGAGAAATATAAATTCgattttgacttttatgatctaaatattcattattattttgaaatatagttGAATACAAAATTGTAGGTAACACTACACTCTCGGAAGGCCACACCTGCATTTCAATAAATACTTGAAACCCACTCCgattataattttttctttattcttcaATCCATGAACTTTTGAGTCTTTGAACTCTAAAAAGTATCTACTAAATTTTCACTCTTGATTATGTGCCTAATAAATTTCACTTTTGAATATGTACCTAATAAACTTTTCTGCTTTCAGTTTTGAGTCTAACCAGTATTTTACCTATtcgatattttttaaaattcacaaatctattggacacaaaattaaatgttttattagacacaaaattcaatctttgttaatttgaaaaagTTAAGATATCccacaaaattaaaaagttcaagCACCAATTAGATAATACTCTTTACGGTTAAGGAATCTAGTATATACTCTTTAAGGTTCACGGCCTGGTCAGACACAAATGTAAAAATTCAGAACCTATACTCGCGATttaacctttttatttattattatttttgcaatttaACCTTAATTCTAAAAagcttttgaaattctcttaaAAAATATTCTCCTCTAGTCCTCGAACACTCAATCTCCCTTCTATTACtggtatgattttttttttattctcaagtaaatattgaaaaaggaaagagttacgagattttgataataaaatctaaaataaatacatgaaatttaaagaaaagaaaaattatttcaaatagtgaaactcttgaaaatatttacaaaatatagcaaaattttcgaattatcaatgatagatgctgatagacaatgatagactaaaattttgttatattttgtaaatatttttatttatttttctatatttaaaagcAGCTCGAAAATAAACCAATTATATAAAACTTTACGTGAACTAAATATAAATTAAGGTCGAGTACCCAAGGAAAAGGGGGCACGTACCTTGTTAGCAATGTTGTTTGAGAGCCAATCTAATCCCTCATAAAGCCCTTCCCCGGAGGTTGCACAAGTGCTCTGGATATACCTATAAACACCACAGATGTTCATCCGACTTTAGAACAATATGCATGAAGCAAAAAGAGTAATGGATGGAAGAACACAAAGATTACCAATGGCGCTGCCGAAGAGAGTGAAGACCAAGCTTATCAGTAATCTCAGCGGCATTCATTGCATTGGGAAGATCTTGTTTGTTAGCAAACACCAGTAATACTGCATCTCGAAGCTCATCCTGAAGTCGgtgattaaaaaaaacacaaatccATCTTAGCATACATGTCCTTAACCCAATAAAATAATTGACCAATGGTCCAATTCAAATCAAGGAGCAAACAAGTAAAATAAATAATCGGGAGAAACAAAAGGAATGATCTCCCTGGGTGGAAATATGGTGGTAGTCCATATTGCATGAAATTTTAGCATCTTTAATCCAATGCCGACAAATTTCAAGTGCTATTTATCATAAAATCTCCAATATATATACTGATAATAGCAAAGCCATGCTGAATCCTTGTTTATGTATTGTTAAGTACTAAGCGTAGTTCTAACTTCTAAACCAATGTCGTCTAAGAGGCATTAGAAAACTGTGACCTCTGAACAAAATATTGAGAAATGAAAGTACTTTCCAAAGTAACTCACAGTCATTTGAATTATAAAGTCCTTATTCATAGGAtattagaggaaaaaaaaaaatacaaagcaCAAAGAAGCACAATCAATCTcctataattaaatataaaccaTTATTGTCTGGTTTTCACCggacagaaaaaaaaaaaaaacgaatttCATACATGTGGCATGCAATAAATTATCATCAAATCTATCCACCAAAGTTTAAAATGTCATATTTATCACTAAACATGATAGCTCTATTGATAGAGTGTATACCATGAAATCTACAGATCCTAACAATTAAAGTTAATGAATGATACCGGACATTCATCATACCTCATTCAGCATTCTATGCAATTCATCCCTCGCCTCAACCACACGGTCTCTATCGTTACTGTCCACCACAAATATAAGACCTTGAGTGTTCTGGAAATAGTGCCTCCACAATGGACGAATCTGTGGAAAGacaaatttcatttattgattATGCAAAGACGacaattttttatgaataaattatattagagagaaaaatgcaCTGAGAAACTTGTACACAGCTAaccaatgatgaaaaatagacGTCTAAATTCATACTTTGTCCTGACCACCGACATCCCAGACAGTGAAGCTGATGTTCTTATATTCCACAGTCTCCACGTTAAACCCTGCAAATAAAGATAAAATCAATTATAATTTCAAATGTAAGTGTCATGGAATCCAACCACATCAATGAAAATATACTAAGCCTAGTAGCTCCTCTAAAATGATTACACAATCTATTAAGTAGCGTAAAAACAGAATTACACACAAAGAACGAAAGGAAGGGAGGGATAATACCGATGGTAGGAATAGTTGTGACGATCTCTCCAAGCTTGAGTTTATAGAGAATGGTCGTCTTACCAGCAGCATCAAGTCCAACCATCAGAATTCTCATCTCCTTTTTAGCAAACAGCCGACTGAAGAGCTTTGCGAAGGTGAGCCCCATTTCTGCTCGTAACTTAGAAGTTCCTGCATTTTTAAAGCAAAAGTATTATACTCAAAGAGAAATGTCAATGATTACGAACGGGAACAATCGCTGAAATTATTTAAGAACACTGTTGATTCGAAAAAGAAATGGTTAAATCCacagtttaaaaaaaaaaaaaaaaaaaaagaagcataaGAAATCCAGGAAAGTAATACCATGCATTTAATTGCACGGAGAAGAAAGTGAGCAAATGAATGATATAATGCATGCGACACTGTGAGATCGCAATTGTGATCATCCGAAGCACCGGTTGGCTCATACAATACCTTTAAATAACCATCATTCCATTACCAGGATCTATGAGAAGCAAACAATTAAGCCCCAAACAGAACAGATCGGAACCATAGATCCGCTAAACACGTTAAAAAGTTCGAAATCGAACAGAAAGCCTTTAACAGGAGTAAAAATCGTCGATATTCTTGAAAAAAACGATTTAATAATCAGAGGAACCGATGGTAACAGTGTAAGAAGTAACTTACTCCGACATAAAATCAAAGGGAGAAACACAAGAACGGAATGAAATGGATCTATCGCTATTTTCTAAAGAACTGTAACTCAAAAACAATCAAAGCAGATCGAGATTCCGGAGATTGGAATTACCTCTGAGAGCTGCACAGAGGTGTATTGAAAGGGATGAAGACAGCAAGAAAAATCGAGCTTCAGAGCAACGCGTAATATGGCGCTGAGGAAGAATATTGCTAAGATGGCCTAATAAAGAAGCGATCGAGGTAGCACGGAAATACGATTCTACCCTTAATCGAACTTGCATCTTAAGTCTTGCTGTGTCCGTCATTCCACCAATCACAGTGCGCCACCTTATCGTACGGTGAGTGCGAAAATGTCACAATTTCTAAAACGTCATGAAAACGGGTTGCGCTCTCCCTCCAATTAGTGGGCGCCAAGTGGCCAGTGCTACTGTGTATCGCTACGAGAAACAAATAAAACGATAATAAAGGTTTAGACAAACCTAGTAATTTAACTTGAAAAACCGTTCAGTAActcgattttatttttattcttagcTTTTGTCAACTCAAGCAAAGTTTTCCCTGTCGCATTTTTTGGACATGAAAATATGCACGGAGTTTTTAGGAAAACGTGTTTTATGGAATTGAACTTGGGTTGATATAGATTTGACGCGGatatggttcgatctctagtactgcCAATTTATGTGTTTATGGAGAAATctatttcgtggagttgaacttgtgttgataatgtggttcaatctctagTATTTATCATCCGATTCTCTCAGTTGGATACATACACATTACAAATTGAATTGCATTATAAAATGGTTCAATTGTCGAGACATACTATAAGTCAGAAAAGTCATATCTTAtaacatgatttatttggaaaagattatattagggcatacatgcgtttggtcagaaaaagtctagattttacacatgcgatcctaatatgcgcaactaaatcaatcaatatataggcataggctatgacgattttgcaaacaagaatttcaataaacCGATTTGTCAGATCAATTTAGAAAATTCACATTAAAGTTCAATCAAACATCTAAAAGAGTTCACAACAattcagttaaattaattagaaatccttcaagaaaataaacataGGGCTCTTGCCCAAAGGAAATTAGATAGAAGTTACCCCTTAATTCATAAACAAATTCGAGATACACATCCAATCcatcgattacaacccaaaaataaataaataaataatctaaaGACACTAAATTCTgaagggaaaggaagaagaatgaagttTAACTTCAACTTCCATCAACTCAACCCCTAAAAGTTAGCATATTTGGACTTAAAGACAAAGGaaggtatttatagaaaaaattgtAGTGTCGTAACGCCAAAaaacaacgttgcaacactcGACAAATAAGCCACGAGCGTTAGAGAAACGTTGCATTGGTGGCGTTGCTGCTAACTTAGAGCATTGTAATGCTCTTCTGAACATCAGGCTACTGCCTTTCAGTGTCAAGCGAGCATTGAGGCTTCCTATAGAACAATCGTTGCAATGCTAAAgtaggggcattttggtctttttgactcctttgaagcccggatgctcaaatcaactccagTTTACTCCAAATTAACCCTGTTCAGCTCTAAATTGCCAATtttacctcttgattgctcggGACCTACAAAATAAtacaataaacacataaactCTATTAACGAGTCCAAATTAAgttaggaataatagctcttttctAAAGCTATCACCTGTCTCATTCCTAATGAGcatgatatcatcaacataaaggaccAAGAAAGCTACATTCTcattgactattttcttgtaaacacaaggttcgtcaacctTATGTTCAAAGCCATGAGATTTTATCGCActgtcaaaccttatattccaggatcgagatgtccgtttcaatccataaatggatctataaagcttgcaaactttttgctcttaaccCTGTTCAATGTACCCTTCTGGTTGAGGCATGtaaatactttcttcaagatgaccattcaaaaaggttgtcttgacatctatttgccagatttcataattATAGAAAGCAACAATgaataaaagtattctaatggaagtttcttcatagtctaccccctctctttgggtaaaaccttttgccacaagtttgGCTTTATCAATTTGCATCTTACTAGTTtgtctcattttcttttgtagatccacatgcaaccaataggttttaccccatctggttgatctacaagttcataaacagaattgaagtacattgactccatttttaGGTCCATGGCTTCTATCCATCGATCTTTATCTACATCTTCCATTGTtcgtttaaaggtcaatggatcctctaagccatcgtcagatatgatgacttgagtttctattaaacccaatAGCGGTCAGGTTGTTGAACAATCCTCCTACTACGTTGAGGCATTCCCATCtcatgagaaggatg
This genomic window from Benincasa hispida cultivar B227 chromosome 4, ASM972705v1, whole genome shotgun sequence contains:
- the LOC120075821 gene encoding type 2 DNA topoisomerase 6 subunit B-like isoform X1; the protein is MEFASLQELYLHLISSAIRRCICSERLCRLSVLLQRSPASDPPLVCISISDTGLGSCIQEFQDLKCPVEGILAETWDGIVYVKTTEITDILDTEISCYQLNLKENVTTRKPIWLPSNIKHGVKFSGTEVCLSVSESVDVLLAEINCFFHQILILNIPNIAMEVVADGQDIPGSRNDAVFLENLSSSSSFTASTLDHLKLGLEDYVLRHGSSSTCDSCFPNRDDLRSGGGMVCEEKHKITKLVVEAAVVISEISNPTNNCFGGGCSDTKVLCFKDFVPCSITEAFLKALTGIDWKRYGLTLECAINQSSHALLKWGDMPFSFHIHIVVHCYHKIVAEATPMVQQTRYDKKLIRKAVQLALDDFKNKYTGFLLSADTLKISKFAPDLAKAVAGLVLYSNDMDFKNECLSILGLQTHQSEGGIVEETIKKMIISAIEGNDRRPQRLKEVAPLLFEDGRFVDDECYKNGFDPMDL
- the LOC120075821 gene encoding type 2 DNA topoisomerase 6 subunit B-like isoform X2; its protein translation is MEFASLQELYLHLISSAIRRCICSERLCRLSVLLQRSPASDPPLVCISISDTGLGSCIQEFQDLKCPVEGILAETWDGIVYVKTTDILDTEISCYQLNLKENVTTRKPIWLPSNIKHGVKFSGTEVCLSVSESVDVLLAEINCFFHQILILNIPNIAMEVVADGQDIPGSRNDAVFLENLSSSSSFTASTLDHLKLGLEDYVLRHGSSSTCDSCFPNRDDLRSGGGMVCEEKHKITKLVVEAAVVISEISNPTNNCFGGGCSDTKVLCFKDFVPCSITEAFLKALTGIDWKRYGLTLECAINQSSHALLKWGDMPFSFHIHIVVHCYHKIVAEATPMVQQTRYDKKLIRKAVQLALDDFKNKYTGFLLSADTLKISKFAPDLAKAVAGLVLYSNDMDFKNECLSILGLQTHQSEGGIVEETIKKMIISAIEGNDRRPQRLKEVAPLLFEDGRFVDDECYKNGFDPMDL
- the LOC120075824 gene encoding ADP-ribosylation factor 2-like, with amino-acid sequence MTDTARLKMQVRLRVESYFRATSIASLLGHLSNILPQRHITRCSEARFFLLSSSLSIHLCAALRGTSKLRAEMGLTFAKLFSRLFAKKEMRILMVGLDAAGKTTILYKLKLGEIVTTIPTIGFNVETVEYKNISFTVWDVGGQDKIRPLWRHYFQNTQGLIFVVDSNDRDRVVEARDELHRMLNEDELRDAVLLVFANKQDLPNAMNAAEITDKLGLHSLRQRHWYIQSTCATSGEGLYEGLDWLSNNIANKA
- the LOC120075821 gene encoding type 2 DNA topoisomerase 6 subunit B-like isoform X3, whose product is MEFASLQELYLHLISSAIRRCICSERLCRLSVLLQRSPASDPPLVCISISDTGLGSCIQEFQDLKCPVEGILAETWDGIVYVKTTEITDILDTEISCYQLNLKENVTTRKPIWLPSNIKHGVKFSGTEVCLSVSESVDVLLAEINCFFHQNIAMEVVADGQDIPGSRNDAVFLENLSSSSSFTASTLDHLKLGLEDYVLRHGSSSTCDSCFPNRDDLRSGGGMVCEEKHKITKLVVEAAVVISEISNPTNNCFGGGCSDTKVLCFKDFVPCSITEAFLKALTGIDWKRYGLTLECAINQSSHALLKWGDMPFSFHIHIVVHCYHKIVAEATPMVQQTRYDKKLIRKAVQLALDDFKNKYTGFLLSADTLKISKFAPDLAKAVAGLVLYSNDMDFKNECLSILGLQTHQSEGGIVEETIKKMIISAIEGNDRRPQRLKEVAPLLFEDGRFVDDECYKNGFDPMDL